In Zingiber officinale cultivar Zhangliang chromosome 1A, Zo_v1.1, whole genome shotgun sequence, a genomic segment contains:
- the LOC121998051 gene encoding uncharacterized protein LOC121998051 produces MSKFAKFLKGILSNRRQKGDFEIVALTENCNALLMANPPPKLQDPGSFSIPCKIGSELIPRVFYDLGASVSLLSYSLCKKLGFQNIKLTMMALQLADHSCRYPMGIVEDVPVEVGGCIVPTDFIILDMEEDPKILIILGRPFLATAGAIIDVKIPKLSLEIGKGKIEFDLSNSSIYNPSSQGNSHKISTYKEGEYDFYESSPPASSKKYICSARAKLKA; encoded by the coding sequence ATGTCGAAGTTCGcaaaatttttaaagggaatCTTATCTAATAGAAGGCAGAAAGGCGACTTCGAGATTGTAGCACTGACAGAGAATTGCAACGCCCTTCTTATGGCGAATCCTCCACCCAAGCTTCAGGACCCAGGAAGTTTCTCCATACCGTGTAAAATTGGTTCTGAACTTATACCAAGAGTTTTCTATGACTTGGGAGCCAGTGTCAGCCTGCTCTCGTACTCTTTATGCAAGAAGCTGGGTTTCCAGAACATTAAATTGACCATGATGGCACTGCAACTAGCTGATCATTCATGCAGGTACCCGATGGGAATAGTGGAGGATGTGCCAGTTGAAGTAGGTGGATGCATAGTTCCTACAGATTTCATTATCTTGGACATGGAGGAAGATCCCAAGATActgatcatccttggaagaccattccttgccacggCTGGAGCCATCATCGATGTAAAAATCCctaagttatccttggagatcggcaagggaaagattgaatttgatttatccAATTCTTCCATATACAacccctcttctcagggaaattctCACAAAATCAGCACATACAAAGAAGGGGAATATGATTTCTATGAGAGTTCCCCTCCAGCAAGTAGTAAGAAATACATTTGTTCTGCACGAGCAAAACTGAAGGCGTAG